TCCTCTGCAGCTTGtggtccggacaacatacctgttattgtcttgcagaagtgttctccggtgCTGTCGTCTATACtctcaaaactattcaacaagtgcttgtcagagtcttgttttccggcctgctggaaagcggcatctcttatctctattttcaaaaattctggagagcgatctgattcgtctaactaccgtcccattagtcttcttcctatcataagcaaaatttttgaatctttaattaacaaacacttaaattcttatcttaaatctaataacttactttctgaccaTCAATATGGagttcgatcttctcgttctacagctgatttgctaacagttaTAACTGacaggttttatcgtgcattagataaagggggagaggttaaggccatcactTTTGAcatttcaaaagcttttgataaagtttggcatgctggtcttctccataagctttcttcttatagTGTATCTGgcaacatctttaagattaatgaatccttcctttccaatcgtagtataaaagttgtccttgatggacagcactcttcttcttattctgtaacttcaggggttcctcaaggttctatcctaggccctatactttttttaatatgcatTACCCATCTTCCAGAtgttctcacatctaaggtggcattgtttgctgatgatactaccatttattcttgtcgtGATAAaaaccaacactctctgattgcttggaggggtcatttgagcttgaaaaggatctcacttctgccacagcatggggcttacagtggctggtgaacttcaatacagataaaactcaatttttttcagccaatcgttattgcaataatttagatcttcctatatttatgaacggtgaTGTACTTAATGAGTCACCtactcttcatcttctaggattaactcttacttccgatctttcttggaaaccgtatatatcaaatctgttgcaaaattagcatctgctaaggttgcatctttttatcatGCCTCACACTTTCTTACTCatgattctattctctatctctatgaatctcaaatccggccttgtatggaatactgttgccatatctggggcggatcttctaatgatgccctttctcttttagacaaggtgcaaaaatgcattgtaaacatagttggacctgctcttgcagccaacctccaaccattatcacatcgtcgtaatgttgcttctctttctcttttctacaaatactataatgggcactgctctgaagagctagtgtctcttgttccatctactaaaattcattctcgtgttacttgtaaGTCAtctaagtctcattctttttctgtgactcttcctaagtgctccaaaaacgcttattcgtctagtttttttcctcgcaCATCAgctctttggaatttgcttccttcatcatgctttcctgattcatataatttgcaatcctTCAAGTCATCCGTCAATGGTTATCTTGCATTACAactttcatcttttctctttcagtaacttccaactttaaTTAGTGgctgcttgcagccttgttggaagcgaagatgttttaaaaaaagaaaatctgcTTTTAgaagtattttagtttttattttaactgtttttacaTCATTTTGGACCTCCTTTTGGGTTAAATTGATAACTTTTACTATTTCTTTGTAGTGATCTCTGTCAGAAGATGTTAGCGCTAACACCATGATTATTGGATCCAAACACCTTGTATGGTTTGGATCTGTTACCATGGTATGGTTTTACCATGATTTTAATACCACATCTGCAGCAAGCTTATATTCAGTATAATGACATATCTGCCAATAGTTTCATTGACctaaaaagtgtaaattaaaataatccaATTTAgacaaaacaaagtttaaaatgatGATGCTAAAatcttattacatttaatttttgacatcttttttaaaagaacagcTCTCTTGAAAACAAATGCCTgcttattattgcaagaaattgatgtaaaaaggtgctgtctTATGCTAAGGTCgattattctcagtttactaagtCTCGTAtattatctcagaagttagacTCTAGAGGCATTAAGAAATAAAGGTAGATTATTTTAtagaacaactttttaaataaaacaactccCTTGAGAAcaaaattctatttattattgcgagaaattttaattgattttatttttattatatttcttctgattttaaagaaagtctgtctttaaggaaaaaaaattggtttagagttattattttttttttttacatctgaACTTGAACCTTTTTGCAAACcgttgtttttaaacaatttgttacttttatgacatatattattcataaatattaagaataaaccaaaactaataatttgaaaacttcACAATCAGAAAACTCGTATGTCAAAAACCACAGAGAAAAACTCTAGAGAGAGAAATGTAGTCATCCattctattgattttttttacaatattttttcattcagAATAAGAGCCGGCCTGATTTGGGGTAAATGCAACTTGAGTTTCATGTAGCAAAATGTCTTTGCCAAAAACCTGGTGTGTGAAATAGCTccatttttgttgatttttaccTAATGACCTGCAtaaatacattacatatatatatgtatatataacacatcatatatatatatatatatatatatatatatatatatatatatatatatatatatatatatatgtatatatatacatatatatatatatatatatatatatatatatatatatatatatatatatatgatgtgttatatatacatatatatatgtaatgtatttaTGCATAATGTATGgtattcattatttaattaagAATAATGGTATGCATAAAATGATGAAATAAAGagtatgactttttttaattttcattttaggtTCGCTCTCTTGGTTCTGTATCCCTTCGTAAATCTGAGAAATCTGTgcatcattttaattattttagtgtaGATTTCAAAGAAGAACTTTCTGCTCTGTATGGTCCGTTTCTATATCGACAAACAAAGTTCCTTCAACATGCTATAACACAAATATTTAATTGCTACTCTCACCTACCTGTTTCTTTAAGACCAACTTCTATTATTGCTGTTGGTCATTCAATGGGGGGTGTAGTTATACGTGGTTTATACACCCTGTCCTCATTTGATGCTTcattaataaatactattatcaGTTTAGCAACTCCACAAAAAGAAGCTCCTTTGTTTCTAGATAACTATATTTATGAGTTTTACAAAGAAGTGAACAATTATTGGATACGTGAAAGCAATGGAAAGTTATTTAACACAACTTTTTTGTCTATTGCTGGCGGATTTCGAGATTATTTGGTTCGCAgtgatttatgttttataaaaactttgaataaaaatcaGAGGTATTCACTGACAACAAGTATTCCCCACATTTGGAGATCTACTGACCACCAATGTATTGTGTGGTGTAATGAGTTAGTCCGCGCACTTACacgttgtttttttaagatgatTGCATTTAAAACAAAGCAAGTGTCAAAAAGTCATAGTCGTAGACTAAAGGTTTTcgacagtattttttttaatgcagacTTGAAGCACAGTGCTCCAAGAAACAATTGTGTTTCTATCCAGGTTGAGAATACTATGAGTTCTTTCCATGCAAACAAAAGCTGCTTTAATTTATACTCTATTCATGGTCatggaataattttatcatCTGAAGGTTCATTGAGTGAGTGGGTTTTATTATGCGACAATTCAGCTTGTGTTTTTCCATATTACACGTTTCCGACTCATAAAAagtcttctttttatttttatgtgaaTTCAAGTGTTACAATATTGAATGGCAGCaataaagaagtttttgttCAAGCTTATgatgaaactaattttttctcagtaaatattccatttttgttaaatgaagaaaaattgtttcatttccagaaatcattttttattaaaataaatttaattggttttattgaaACATGGCAAGCTTATAAATTGACATTCAACAATAATTATTCCTTTCAAGCTACTGTAGGTCTTTTTTCTCCATTTACTTCAGATATTGAATATTTTCTATTGAATGGCAGTGAATCAATTtcacttaaactttttaaagggAAGccttacaataaatattatgaCAAACATGTTTATCTTATGATTTGGAGTGAAAACATATCTTCCATTAATGTGCGGATTCAACCTGATTTTGTAGCAATTTTTGGgcagatttttaaattcaattatgcaaaaatattgcgtattacaattcttttttgtattttgaaatcCCTTGCTGAATTTTCTAAATTAGGTCAGTTTAATGTCTTTCAGTCGACTTTATTTGTTGTTTCATTGACTTTGCTTATGTTGTCAACCagattattgtttaaatttgatattgatGTTATTACTCGAGCAGTTTGGATTGAaacgtttttagtttttatatcattttttctCTCAGGAGTTTGGCACAGCctagttaaaaagtttattattgcCTTATGTGTCTTACTAACACCTTTAGTTTCAGTAACTGAATTGGACCAAATGAAGTTTACAAAGTTTATGCTTCTAGCTACCATATCAACTCTGAGTGTCTTAACTGTATAccagtatatattttttggtatgccttttttattttttattatgatcaacataataaaaataaatgcttcAGAAgattgtgaaattaaaaaagtacatatGAGTATTCTTGCTGGTATTTTAccttcaattattattttgttagtaGTCCCTAcaataatttatgttaaagaTTGCATTGAAAGTACTTCTTCATTAGAAGGTGCCTCAATATATATTCTATGCCTTCATATTACATATGCTCTTTATTTGATAGTTCATCTTTCAGTTCCTAAAATTAGAACTAAATATGTGTATTTTATGGCTCTAGTTATTTTAACTATACTTTCAGAAACTTTTCAACTATTCAATCAAGtctatataacaatattttttcttatttatatatccagtttttctttgataaaaaaatttgattttttttttgtttagtttcaaagttcaaaattttgtaattttgtttataaaaataacatcaataagATGAATAGttgattaaataattatgttttagttGACATTTATTGTTATAGTTTTTAGAGTGTTTCTGTTCTGCAGGAATCGAAAGAGATAATAGGCCATTGTTGTCGATGCAGCGCATTGGCtttcattaaattattatataaaacatttttttatattaatgttaattCACCTACCCGGGCCGGAAAGACCACTACAGTTGATGAGGCTACTTTAATTGTGggacaaccctctctcaactttttaactttgaaatatgaaccttgacaaacaagattgctgcatggagaaacaagttaaccCCCTGTAATACTAGAGACATagtggggatcaaactcagaacttcttgcttatgaagcaagcgctctactaCTACTGCATAGGATTTTATAACTTGTATTATAAGTTCATCTAACACAGTTGCAAGTTTTTAATGGCAGTTGTATTATGGAAAATCTTTCTAGATACAGTTTGATAGAGTGTGTGAATGTTGTAAGTGTAGGTTGTTTAATGTAtacaatattgttatatttatatatactcaattattattgttattattatcaatatctgtttcattataacttttatttgtatgAATTTTACagttcaataatatttaaattgtttatgatatttatttagacctttatataatatttatttaattttaaaatcatataattaaagaatatatgaaaaaattaagcTATTAactgttttgttgttttgtggctttatactttatatatatatatatatatatatatatatatatatatatatatatatatatatatatatatatatatatatatatattaaactgatttaaataattgtaattttatttaattaaaattaaacaaagttacAATTAagcaaaatatggaaaaaaagtgactattttgttattaactGGTTATTTGAATATGAAAATATTGGTGTGACAAAGGCAAAAAGTTATTatcaaggtatttttttattattattaaaagttattattacaaggtatttttttatctaaaaatgtaaattttaatgtctggtcatttttttttatagttctccAGACATATAacatattatttacaaataaagttttaacttgaATATGTTAAATAGCTAAACACATTAAAAGCGAAAACCTTTTGAAATCTGTAGCCAGATTAATTTTCAGTTGTTaacgtctagttttttttttaaatataaaattatttaattgttattttcatttttataggGACaagaatttgattttaaattttagaagaGGAGAATCATGATAggttctatagaaatttttgacAAAGTACATTATCTTATTAGATCATCTTAggattaattctttttttatgtataattgtttaatttactGTCCAATCAACAAAGGTGGGAAGATGTTAATTTAATACGTTCTTTGCGATATTTGATGCTCCAGATTATTTTGAGAAATAGAAAATCTTTTATgtttaaacaagaaaattaaaaaatgtaaaagcaaAACAAAGAGTCCCAACTTTGAAAcaggaaaaataataaagaagattgtTAGAAACCTAGAATCAGAAAATTTTAGACATTAGAAAgtacaccaaaaaaaaaatctaattcctTGCGtgtgttatgttttaaaatatttttaaataatgaaaaaaaataaattaaattaaataaatattaattaataattgtattgtgttttttttattttttgttattttttcccTTTATTTATTTACTCTACATAATTAATGTTATTGATAATTGTGTTTTCTCtacataaaaactacaaaaactcTGAAAATGATGTGAAATCCAATCATTTGAAAATGATGTGAAATCATTTGGGATTTCACcgagatttaatttttttatcataaatttatattgtgattatgtttttaaacaagtttttttgagctcctaaatattattgttaaagtaTTGTTTTGTTGTAAATCCCAATAATTGTTGACTTACTGTGGCCAATATACCTCTGTTAATTAATGATTGACTTACTGTGGACCTCTGTTAATTAagttatacttataaaaaattttattcaatgatTACTTGAAACatttatggtttttttgtttgtttgttttagtttgttgtttttatattgtttttttgtttttgttcaaaaatcatGAATGattgttaatatttataattttatttttatatattaggaataaaattataaatattaaaatttttaaagttataaatgtaaaatcatgaatgattgtttatatttataattttatttaactttacaactgtaaaattaaaaattaaaaaatggcacAATtggttctattttttttttaataactgttacACGAATATTATCTACTTTGTAATAATGAATATTATCTACTTTGTAATTATGTACTTTATTTGTTACAcgaatattattttgtaataatgataagataaaaaagtaaaaataatagtaatactaTAACTTgtgtattttttgaatgttttttatctGCGTTTGTGCAGTGTCATGACCAGCCtgtttaaagtaaaagtttatgTCTCTTACTTTGATAACAAATGCTACATCAAAAAGTCATGGAAAGTTTACTTACAAAGAACAGTTACTAATAAATATGAAGCATTAATTCGGTTACGTTTTGATGATCGATCTGTATACTTAtttgaaacttttcttttaagcaACCGTAGATTTTGTAAGCAGCTAATGTGTTGGTTGCTATCATGTTGTCAAggttactatatttttttgctgttaatttttttgtttatgtttaatacattaaaatacatttaaaacactttaaaatgcTTTGTTACTATTAGGTTTTATCAATATGTAATATGACAATTGTTTTATAACCATATGTATGtcttataattatgtaaatttatgtaaatttatgtGAATCTTAATCATATTATAGTCgtattaatttaatatctcaCATAATTATGCAAAGTTATTGAGTACCTCACgtaattatgtaaatttatatggtgtattaagctattatgattttaaatactttatgcgatgaaagtttttaagatttaGTTGTTCTGGTTTAATAGATGACAGTCATTTTTTGGTAACCAAGACAGCATCAGTATTTTCAAACATCAGGTTTTGGATAGAAGCCTACAAAACATATGTTTTGCCTTTATATTGCATCATTGTTTcgtatgttatttgtttatttaaagtgtATTACTatgttttattctatttttattatgttttattctaattttagcatgttttattctaattttattatgcATCAAAAGctaatcaaaatatcaaatttcaTAAGTCTTCATCTCTTGATAACAAACTCTgtaatgaaaaataagaaaaataaaaatatgtcattttttatacatttattatttgtaacaaAGAGAACTCtgcgttcattttttttttaattgtctttaTTGTGAAACTTCATTATGAaacaaaactagtttaaaattggaattagcataaaaaaattagagttgCCATAAAAAAACTCTCCTTTTTTGAGAAAGttagatattaataaatttgtttttaactggtGATTTAGTGTTAAACTGGTGATTTAGTGTTAAACTAGTGATTTAGTGTTAAACTGGTGATTTAGTGTTAAACTGATGATTTAGTGTTAAACTGATGATTTAGTGTTAAACTGGTGATTTAGTGTTAAACTGATGATTTAGTGTTAAACTGATGATTTAGTGTTAAACTGGTGATTTAGTGTTAAACTGATGATTTAGTGTTAAACTGATGATTTAGTGTTAAACTGATGATTTAGTGTTAAACTGATGATTTAGTGTTAAACTGATGATTTAGTGTTAAACTGGTGATTTAG
This Hydra vulgaris chromosome 04, alternate assembly HydraT2T_AEP DNA region includes the following protein-coding sequences:
- the LOC101241757 gene encoding GPI inositol-deacylase isoform X5 — translated: MFFYNQLGIVIAVAFLSVALYDISYKVEENRCGMTWMYEQPEFIKLTMPNVVQHEFAKYSLFIYGEGSYATYLKNMQGKYKLDGVPVLFVHGNGGSYKQVRSLGSVSLRKSEKSVHHFNYFSVDFKEELSALYGPFLYRQTKFLQHAITQIFNCYSHLPVSLRPTSIIAVGHSMGGVVIRGLYTLSSFDASLINTIISLATPQKEAPLFLDNYIYEFYKEVNNYWIRESNGKLFNTTFLSIAGGFRDYLVRSDLCFIKTLNKNQRYSLTTSIPHIWRSTDHQCIVWCNELVRALTRCFFKMIAFKTKQVSKSHSRRLKVFDSIFFNADLKHSAPRNNCVSIQVENTMSSFHANKSCFNLYSIHGHGIILSSEGSLSEWVLLCDNSACVFPYYTFPTHKKSSFYFYVNSSVTILNGSNKEVFVQAYDETNFFSVNIPFLLNEEKLFHFQKSFFIKINLIGFIETWQAYKLTFNNNYSFQATVGLFSPFTSDIEYFLLNGSESISLKLFKGKPYNKYYDKHVYLMIWSENISSINVRIQPDFVAIFGQIFKFNYAKILRITILFCILKSLAEFSKLGQFNVFQSTLFVVSLTLLMLSTRLLFKFDIDVITRAVWIETFLVFISFFLSGVWHSLVKKFIIALCVLLTPLVSVTELDQMKFTKFMLLATISTLSVLTVYQYIFFGMPFLFFIMINIIKINASEDCEIKKVHMSILAGILPSIIILLVVPTIIYVKDCIESTSSLEGASIYILCLHITYALYLIVHLSVPKIRTKYVYFMALVILTILSETFQLFNQVYITIFFLIYISSFSLIKKFDFFFV